Below is a window of Oxyura jamaicensis isolate SHBP4307 breed ruddy duck chromosome 21, BPBGC_Ojam_1.0, whole genome shotgun sequence DNA.
AGCATTGTTCCTTGCTTGGAGTCCCGCGATCAGAAGGGTGTTCTTCCCAACTGCATGCGGATACTGGAAAGCAGCACATTTAAAGGACGTTCAGCCAGTTTAGGGACAAGTAAAGAAGAGCTAGTTGATCTTTCCAAGCTTCTTTCAAAATCAAGAGATTAACCACAAGAGCTTTCTTCCAAGTTGTTCAGATGTGAGGGATTTGAACAAAGAAGTACAGCCCAGAAGAAGACAAAAGAGTCAGCGAACATACCTGAGTAATGGGCTTATCTGGGAAAAAGGAGTAAGAGGTAGAAGAGCCGGTCAGGATATCCAGCACCAGCGGGTTGTCAGGATCAGCCACCATCCTTGCAGGGAGAGGCACAATGAGCAGCATGAACACCCACAGGAATGTGCAGGCACCAGCTAAGCTGCACAAACCTTCTCACCCTTGGATGTGGCGAGACAGCTGCAGAACTTGCACCCTTACAGAAACGAGTTACTTTCTCAAGATAGTCAGCCAAGCTTCGTTAACTTCTATTAAGAAACATCACCAAGTCAAGATCCAAGCCACttggcagattttcttttcatcattatttGAAATCAACACAGATTTCTCACGTTAGGAGTTCGCAGCTGGCTAACCCTGCCCTTCGCTCGCACTAACACCAAGATTTTTGTGCTGCTTCCCCAACAGCAGCTGCCTCGCCCCAACACCCTCCGTGTCCACACCCCGTGGCAGGTCACTTACCCAACTCCTCGGAAGAGGATGGGGTTCAGCGTCGTTTTCCCCACGATGGTGGGAGCCTTCAGTAGATTCTCAGCATCTGCGACTATGAGCGTGTGCTTGGAGGAAACGAGAGATCTGCGTAAATGCCCTGCACAGGCAAAGGCATTCACACGCACCTTCAGTAACTTTCAGGTTTTAGAACAGCAAGCAACAGCTTCTGGTTTTTGCTTGAAAGTTAACTTAGTTTTTACAGGTCATCAAAACTGAACGGTTGCTGGATTACAGCTGAATTAAAACGcgaaaaaagaagcatttttgtttaatcGTGATCAAATTAAGATGCTGGTATATAAGGAAGTGTGAAACACCTTTTGGTAAAAATAGCAACACGATGGCAGTTTACTTCCCCTGCATCTTAGCAGCTTTCCTCTTTAGAACAGGACAACATTCATGTACTGCTTGAACAActtcatgtaaataaaaattagcaaaGCATGTTCAGATCTCAAGAGGCTTTTTAAAGTACTGAACAacactggggaaagaaaaacgTGTCAACTTCTGTAACCATCTCTCTCAATAGCATCTGGGACTGAAAATTACCCTTCCCGTATTTGAAGCATCACACTTCATGCTTTCATTCCTCACCTACCAGAAGTAAAGTGAGGTACACTTCACCAGTGGGTGGAATTCAGCTCTCCCACTCCAGAATGGTTCGGTACCATCATTAACTATGGTTTTACAAAGTGAGACACAGCGATGCTTTGAAACTACTCAGGGAGCAGAAAGATCAAAGCCAGGAAATTCAGAGGGATAAATTCAGGGCAAGAACTCCCAACGCACACAGCTCGGTGCTATTACGTCAGCGCTCTGACTGGATGCTGTCAAACAGCACCACTTACGACTTCCTTGGGAAtgagctgggacaggagagaATGGATGGaagcaaaaaaggaaagtaagaacagaaaattcatCTCTCAACTTTTCCGCAAACGTTCTCGTTAACAAAGCCCAGAACAAGCAAATAGGTTTACCTGGCCTGGGTCTGATACATCGTAGTTGTGATGGTCGATAACAGCTGTCCTTTCCTCATCAAATTCTATCCCGCATTCGCTGCCCAGCTCTCGCAGCGGATCACCTAAAAGGAGAAAACGGAAGGTCGCAGTGCCAGTCTCAACACTCAAAACAACAGTAAATTCAGCTCAAAGTGACACGTTTGGCACTCTACTGGCCAAACCCTGCGCATCACAACTTGTTTCTGCTACATTCCCATTtagaataagaataaaatatatatatattttttatcccAAGAACTATCACCCGTTTCCTCAGAGTACAGACCCTGTTGTTCACAACAAGAAGCTACATGCATGAAGCCACCACTTAGTTAAATCCCCCTTCCACAAAGAGGGCAGAAAGCTTGTTCCTTTCCAAGCACGTTTCTCCAGCGCATCTGCCAAATGCAGAGCGAAAGGACGCTGTCCTACAAGCTTATCACATAACACGTTTTGttctcatcctgtttatttttctgcaggagCTCTGAGAAGGATGAACGAACTGCTTGATGGCTGCAAGGCGTGCAGAGAGCAAGAACGTGGTACAAGCAGCGGCTGGATCCTGCTGGTTCGCTGCTGACCCCCTCGGTTCGCTGCTGACCCCCTCGCCCCCTGCCGAGGACTGGCACTTACCGATGTCCGAGCTGGCGGCCACGAGGACGCTGCCGCCGCCGTCGATGAAGGCGGTGATGGTCTCCACGTTGATGTTCCCTCCGAAATCTGCAGGGGCACACACCGCAGCTCCGTGACTCCCCCCCCACCAGACGCAGCCGGCTCCGggcgcccccccctcccctcccgaGCGCTGCCCCCGCGCTCACCTTCGATGGACGGCGCGAAGACGATGAGGTTGTCGTAGAGGAACTCCCCGTACTTGATCAGGGACAGGCCGGCGTCGTCCGCGGTGCGGAAGGTGAGCTCGAAGCCCCTGTCTGCGGCCGCCACACGGAGCgctcagccccggccccgccggcaGCGGgcccccagcgccgccgccccggcccctccccgccgcccccggtcCCGCCGCCGCCCCTACCCGCCAGGCTGCGGAAGAAGAGCGAGTGCGTGTCCCGCAGGCTGCCgttctccagcagcaccagggtgcggggcccggccccggccgccgccgccgccgccagcagccaccacaggcgcgccgcggccgccgccatcTTCTCGCCGGCGCCAGGCTCCACAGGAAGGGGCGGGCCGAGGGCAGGCGGCCAATCGGTTCCGAGAGCAGCGTCGCCGCACTCCAATCAGCGGCAGACAGCTCCGCGCCGCCGGCCAATCAGCGCGGGGCTACGGCCCAGCCCGAAGCAGGGACGCGGTGCGGGGCCGGGGTtcggggcccggccccgccgctttCCGCCCCCCTCCCGGGGAGCGGGGTCAGAGCAGGAGAGGGGACCGAGAGGGAcgaggagagcagcagagggccaGGCGCAGGGCTGCCCGCACCGCACAGACACACTCGCCAGCCCCAAGCCAACGCTGCCCGTGTTGGGACGGAATTACAGCGTTGGGGCCCGCAGCGCCCCGCGCACCCGCAGTCCCTCGGGGCCCTGGCAGTCAGGAAGCGTTGCTTCCCAAGCCGCCTTTGCCCCTTTTCCGCGTGGTTTTGGAGGCCGGCGGCGTGAAGTCGAGCGATTCGAGGCGGaagggacggggctggggcagctctggcGGCGGTAGCGTGGCGGAGGTGCTGGTCAAAGCGGCGTTCAGCCCCGAGGGAGCGGTGGGCTGAGCTGGAAAGGAGAGAAACGTGGGCAAAAAAGGGCAGTATGTATCCATATGTATCACCAGCCAAGCTTTTGAATGTTCCTATTTAATTATCCCTACACCCATTTTCACCATGTCCATCACACTTGTGACTTAGAACTATGTCCATAGCAATCCGTAGAACACTGCAGGCTTGGGATAGTGCTCCCAAAAGAATTAGCACCCCATGAAGTTTATTCCTGGAAAAACAATATGAATGCCCACAATATATCAGACCAAAGACCACAAAGATGTGTTTACCTCGGTTCTTCATTGGATCAGTGTTAAGAATCTGGCTGGCTCGCTTGGATCTGAAGTAATTGCTGGCAATGCTCTCACTCCTGTTCAGCATCAGCTTGTAGCggtcttcctcttgctgcaaTCAGAAAGCACTGTCAGCAGCGCTGTACTCTGTACCAGCCCTCAGGCACCCAGGTATCTCGGGTTAAGGCTTAGAAATACCACAAACGACAGTAAATAGGATTAAAAAGCAAGCTCCTGGGCACAGTAACATGGTGAAATGCACATAGCAGGTATATGGTCAAGCCTGGTTTGGGCAAAGCTGTGAGTGATGCAAAGttaaagcaataaaagcaaTTCTGCTACCAGACCAGGAGGTAAATTGCCCCAAATGAGCAATTTATTGTCTGAGGACAAGGTTAGCTCTTGCCTGACATGCATCTACAGGGGTCCTTTGCTAAACCTGCTGCCTGACACCAGCTGTGAGCGTGTGCCTGGGCAGTCACCTAACTCTGCCCACAGCACCGAGAGCACAGCCATGTCTTGTGGTGATGTCTGAGCAGGACTGTTCAGGGCCTCAGCAGGAGAAATACAGCTTACCATTGGTTCTCCACTTTCAGCTGAAGGGCTCTTTCTGGCAGATTTAGACTGTGGCAGTGCTGGAACTGCTATGAGAAAAGCACAGCATTAAAGGGCCGTCATCTCTAAAACAATTATGCGCTCCCTGATCCCCACCACTGCTCAAATCGCTGATAATTGGGCTAACAGATGCCTGGAGGAGCCGTACAGTGATTCATCTCCAGTGAGTGGTTTAGGATATGGATCAGCTAAAGTAGTTGCACATGGTTCAACAGCTCATCTTGCAGGAATGGCAACGCGTCTCCAAGGCTGAAGCAACTCATACATTAGAATTACACAAGGATGCTGAATTCTAATTCTCAATCAACTAAATGCTGTTGTGAAGCTTCAGGAAAGTCTCCTCACCTTAGCTTCTCAAGGTTTGAAACAAGCCCTGTAGTATCACCCTTGTAGGGCTTATTCGTTAATGTGAAAGTGTTTTCAGATCCTAGGAggaacagctttaaaaagggCATCCTACTTGTTTAAACACTAATTGTGGTTTCACTCCCCCCAGAAGGCACATAGAGAACTGCGCTGTTGAACACAGGCAGCTTAGTAGGGAGTCCTGTGCCTGCTTCCCAACCCATATCACCTACTCAGCACAAATATTTGTGCAGACCTAGAAACAGGCAGCTTTGTCCTCACTAAATTATTCGAACTTGCTAGAAAGGCAGAGGCCTCAGCTATACGTGGACAATTTTACATGTGAGTGCAGTCCAAACACCATTTATCGACGTGCTGGTGAGCTCGGAAGAAGCTACATGGTGGCAGAACGATCCAGATGCTCCTCTTACCTGCGGGCAGGTGGGTTTTTTGAATGACAGGCTCTGGAATTTTCCAGCAGCCAGCCTCCTCATCCCAGACAGACTCGCGCTTAATCTTCTCCAGATTGCTGTAGTTGCAGTCACGCCGGATGAGGGACTGCACCTGATCCATCAGCTGCTGGAAGAGCATCGAGTCTCGCTCCAGCCGGCGGATGGTGCTGAGGTAATCAATCTTCTCCAGCTCAAACTCTGACTGCAGGTCTTTGATCTCGGTCtcggcagcctgcagctgggtcATAAAAGCAAAATGGCGAGTTGGGGTTATAACAGAGAGAGGACCGCGGGTTACTGCGAGCATAGACATTTGTTAGGCGCAGAGATGGAAATCAGTCGGATGGTTTACTCAGAAGGCAAATAAGAAGGAGGTGATAACACTACACGAAAATTAACAGCTTGGTGAAAGTGGATCAACAACTTCTACTTTCACTGTCCCTTTATGCAAGAATGAGGAAGTGCTTACAGAAAAGCAATggtggaaaaacagaaatggtaCAGGGATTCTGTGATCTGGATCTCAATTGAAGccagcaatttaaaaaattcagaagataaaacagTTAATAAGCACTTACTGTTACCTCCcactcttaaaaacaaaagcttaatCCATGTTTGGAAAGCTTTCTAATTTATAATTAAGAATTAGGATGAGATTTATCTGGAGAGATCATTCCACATCTGTTTTAATGGAAGACTTGTCACATCATCCTATAAATTACTGAGTCTTCAAATAGGCTTAAAGTTAAACTCACAGGTATATTCTGTGTCCTGTGCTAATAACGTTGTGGGGGTTTCTAGCTTGGATGAGAAGGGTGGTGTATGTCTTTGATAACCTAAATAAATCGAATCCTTCACGTGCAGATTTCTGGCTGcatacacacattttttgaaGCTCCTCCAAGTCTGCCTTATACCATCACAGCAAAACTTATTTTCAAGCATGCCTAAAATTTAAGAGcattgcttttatatatataaatattataatatttgcatgtttgtttgtttgttttcctagagGACTTCTCACAGTGTCATTTCTTGGGTGACAAGAACTGGTGCTGAGGATGTAGCAAGCTGTGCAATAGGCTGCGTAGGTCAGCAGAGGGAGTTGCATCCTCTCCCATGAATAGACCCGTTCCTCTGGGCAGTGTGTTAACAAAAAGGAGACCGGATTTTAAAGCCCTCGGGTAGGTAGGGATTTGAGAAGGCTGGAGTCGTGGAACAGCTCGGTGAGGGGAGTTCCATCCAACGGTTCATAAAAATGCATGCAAGCACTGTAAGTATTAATTCAGACACAGATGAAATATTACAGATCTGGACTCATTCTGTAAACATACTGTCCTAAAACATCTCGTTAacgtaaaaaaaataaaataaaaaggtaagcagaggaggaaagatgGATGCAGATGTGTTGAACTAAGAAGTAAGAAAGCCACCCTGAGATTAACTCCACTGGGTGCTCCCTAAATCTTAAGCAGGGATAACAGGGAGCAGCTTTTGCAGGCTCACctttttctgcatcttctccAGAAGTTTGCTCTTGACTCGAACCTCCTCCTGGATGGAGTCGTAGACATTAAGCAGAACCCAGTCGCTGCTGTCCTCATCAGATTTCTGCAGCGCAGTCACTAGCTGCATTCTCCGCTCATCTGCATACTTTTTCCGGCGTTTATGCTTTTCCTTGAGGTCCTTGTTTTTAGCCTGTTCCCCCCCTACCACCTGCTGCTCTAGCATCTGCAGCCTGGAAAAGGCAAATGCTTCTCTTAGCTGAGCAGtacaaagaaacatttgtgtAGCTGTGAAGGATGCTCTTCCTTACCTGAATGACACTTGAGACCATGCAATACAGAAATAGTGACTTTGCGGAGATTTGCTGCCCTGCATAATCATGGCAAATTCCACTTTTAATAACAGTTGCTGTCATATATACTCATATGGAGTTTCTAGTGTTTTGAAAGTCTCTCAGTGCATGCACAGTAGGCACCAAAATgatgcaaacattttaaaaggcgAAAAGTGGAGTGGCATGGCTACAAGCTATAACACAGTTTTTTATGGGACAATATCAGCCAGAGTTAATGACATGGGTTACCTCAGCATCGCTGCCTGGGTGCAGACACAAGATGATTGGCTTCAAGTATGGGCCCACATCCACACTGCACAGCCCCCTATGCTCTAGCACGGGTATAAAGAAAGCCCTAGAGAGCCAGGGCTCCTCTGTGTTCTTACAGCCCTGTCCAAGCAGGCCCTCGTATCTCATGCCAGGAGTGCAAGGGGATTTCTAAGTAGTCTGAGGTACAGTGAAACGCTGCACAGCATCATCTAAACAGTGCTGTTCTCTTTAAAACCAGTCTGGGAGCATGCCACCactcttttctgtgctttgttccACCTTTTAAGGGCAACACTGATTTAGTCCCACTGATCTTACACCGGCAGTAAAACTCCCAGAAGGCAGATATGTATTTGACAAAGTGCTGAAACCAAGAGTTGTCTGGCTGTGGTGAGGAATTCAGATCCCAGGCGGCTTGCCCCTCAAACCACTGCACTGATGCTGCGAACAACACTAGGCACCATTTTCCCTGTTGTGGCTCATGCCCGTTCACGCTGTGCTCCAGAGCTGGTCTCTTTGTCTGCACTGGGATCTGCAGCAGAGCAAATAGCTCAGGTTCACCAGCACTGGCTCAAATCAGAGAAAATCTCACTACTAAAAGCTCTGCTGATAATAGCCTTTTAATTATCTTCAAACCCATCCAAAAGGGCCCATTCTCCGCCAGAGATGACCTGCTACTCTACTCCCCTGCACTTGCCAAGTAGTCTTCAGTTTCATTTGCTTAATGCAGGACTGAATCCTGCTCTGCTGGGTATCAGAGAGCTCACAGCCATCCTGATGCGTAAAGCTTTTAAAAGGTGCCTTTGAAAGTCCCATACCTGTGGAATCAAACCCTCCTGCCTAACCTGCAGATAACTTTTGATTTTAACAATGTAATTGGGAGagtatttttatcttgtttatcacaaaaaggaaaactgcaaaagGATTTGATATATAGTCAAAACAATTGGTTTCTTTAGAGCTATCTCCATTAGAAAGAGACAGAATTGCCCACAAATTACaaacaatgttattttagaTTTCTTAATAGCTCCTTTTTCAGCTGGGAGAGGCCCAGCAGAGCAAACATGTGTCACAGGAGCTCACAGTGAAGCTAAAAGACTtagttaaaaaacagatttttttcagaatcaatCATTATCATGCACATTATATTTTATGcaacagagcaaaacagaaatcagcagGATTTCTGAAACAGCCCTAAACCCTCATTTTGTCTCAGTATGCTGGGTTGTAGTCTGACTAAAAGAATCCTCTCAAGGCAGTTCTCACCTGGAGGAAAACCTTCAAGACAGGATGCACCTGAGACTGGCCAAGCACAAGACTTGACCCTGCACTCCTCACATATCAGCCATCAGGTCCAGGCCTTGAGTCTAATGCTGCTCCTAAAAATCAGTTCTTGGGTAATTCTGATGCCAATTCTGGCTCAAGTCTTGCAAACATTGTCAGATGTGTGAGGCAAAAGTGATCTCGGTGACAATGAAGAGTCACAGAGGATGTAATCACATCCATCCAGATGCACAGTGAACAGCAGGAAGACCTGCTACCAGACATATACTAATATTACATGGCTCTAAATGCTCTTCCAGAACATCTTtccaagaggaaaaggaggctACCTTTAAGTTCTTTGGGCAGCCCAAGA
It encodes the following:
- the DDOST gene encoding dolichyl-diphosphooligosaccharide--protein glycosyltransferase 48 kDa subunit produces the protein LECGDAALGTDWPPALGPPLPVEPGAGEKMAAAAARLWWLLAAAAAAGAGPRTLVLLENGSLRDTHSLFFRSLADRGFELTFRTADDAGLSLIKYGEFLYDNLIVFAPSIEDFGGNINVETITAFIDGGGSVLVAASSDIGDPLRELGSECGIEFDEERTAVIDHHNYDVSDPGQHTLIVADAENLLKAPTIVGKTTLNPILFRGVGMVADPDNPLVLDILTGSSTSYSFFPDKPITQYPHAVGKNTLLIAGLQARNNARVVFSGSLDFFSDAFFNSAVQKATPGSKRYSQTGNYELAVALSRWVFKEEGVLRVGAVSHHRVGELAPPNAYTVTDLVEYSIVIEKLSDGKWVPFDGDDIQLEFVRIDPFVRTFLKRNGGKYSVQFKLPDVYGVFQFKVDYNRLGYTHLYSSTQVSVRPLQHTQYERFIPSAYPYYAGAFSMMVGLFMFSIVFLHMKEKEKSD